One Serratia liquefaciens genomic window, ACCACCCGTGGTGTGGCGTTCATGTAAATGTTGCCGGTGCCGCTCGGCGAGATAATCGCATCGCTCACCACCAGAAAAGCCAGCCAGCCCATGCCCAGGGTGATGGCGATATCACGGTAGGGCAGCGAAAATTGCTGGCTGATCCCGGCCCAGCCGCCGCTCAGCATCTCGCTGGGAATACTGCCGAGGAAAGCCACCTGCAGCAGCACGTAAATGAGCGTAGACAACACGACCGACAGGATCAGCGCAATAGGAATGGTGCGCTGCGGGTTTTGCACCTCGCTGGCAACCGAGATAATCGGCGTCAGGCCCAGGTAGGCGAAAATAATCCCCCCGGCGGATATAGCGGCCTCGACGCCGGCGGAGCCAAAGGGAGCAAACCCCTGGCTATGGAAGTTTTCGGGTTTGAAGAAACTGAACAGTACGACGATCACCAACAGCGGCACCACGAATTTAATCACGCTGATCAGGTTGTTGGATTTGGCAAAGGTTTTGACGCTGTAGTAGTTCAGCGCAAAGAAAAAACACAGCAGCAACAGTTGGACCAGCCAGCCGATCAGCGTCGGATCGCCGGATCCCGGTTGGCTCAAAAAAGGAAACCAGGCGGCGGCGTACTGGCGGGCGGCCACGATCTCAATGGAGATCAGGCTGGAGAACGCGATCAGGGTAATAAAGCCCAGTAGATAGCCCATCAGTTCACCGTGGGAAAACACCGGGTAGCGGATAATACCGCCGGCGCGCGGCAGCGCTGCGCCCAGCTCACAATAGACAATGCCGAGCAGCAATACGGCCAGACCGCCGATCAGCCAGGAGTAAATACCGGCCGGGCCGGCAATGGAAGAGACGTGGCTGGCGGCGAACAGCCAGCCGGAACCAAAGATTGCGCCCAGGCCGATAAACGTCAGATCGGTGAGCGTAAGCTGCTTCTTGAATTTGCCTTGGGTTGTCATGGAATGACCCTTTTGTTATTAGGTGGCAGACAGATGCGATTTGGTTAGTCGTTGGCAGGTGAGCGAAGAGGATCACGGGTATAAATCCCGTTAACCAGCCGCAGCAGGCCCAGCGGATTGCTGTCTTGCAGCTGCGGGGGCAGCAGCGCCGCAGGGTAATTCTGCAAACAGACCGGGCGCAGAAAACGTTCAATAGCCAGCGTACCCACCGAAGTTCCGCGTGCGTCGCTGGTGGCCGGATAAGGGCCGCCGTGCACCATGGCATCGCAGACCTCTACCCCGGTCGGATAGCCGTTGAACAAGACCCGTCCCGCTTTTTGGGTCAGCCGTTGGGCCAGCGGTTCTGCATCAGTCAGATCCTCATTTTCTGTCAGCAGCGTGGCGGTCAGTTGCCCCTGCAGGCTGTCCAGTGCGGCGACCAACTGCCTATGATCTTCCACTGCCACCAGAATGGCTGCCGGGCCAAACACTTCCTCTTGCAGCAGCGGGTTTCCGCTGAGCAGCAAATCGAGATCGGCTTGATAGAGCTGCGCCGTGGCTAAATGCGGGCGCTGTTCGCGGTGACCGGCCAGGTGACGGATACCGTTTTGCTCATCAAGGGAGGCTAACCCGTGGCGATAATTAGCCAGCGAGCCGGCATTGAGCATGGCTTGCGCAGGTGCGGCGTTGACCTGCGCGCTCAGTTCGCGCACAAATTCGCTGAATGCTTCGCCGTGTTGCCCGATGATAAGCCCTGGTTTGGTGCAGAACTGGCCGCAGCCTAGGGTGAAGGATGCGACCAGCTCGCGGGCGATCTGCTGCCCACGGCGAGCTAAAGCCTGCGGCATAATGATCAGCGGGTTGATGCTCGACATCTCGGCAAATACCGGGATCGGTTGGGCGCGCCGCTGGGCCAAATCGAACAAGGCCCGGCCGCCCCGTAGCGATCCGGTGAAACCCACTGCCTGAATGGCCGGATGCTGCACCAGCTCCGCGCCAATGCGCTCCCCGTAAATCATGTTGAAAACCCCTGCCGGGATCTGCTGTTGTTCTCTTGCCCGTTCGATGGCTAGCGCGGTCAGTTCTGCCGTGATCATATGGCCGCTGTGCGCCTTGAACACCACCGGACAACCTGCGGCCAACGCGGCCGCAGTGTCTCCGCCGGCGGTGGAGAATGCCAATGGGAAATTGCTGGCGCCAAAGACCGCTACGGGCCCGAGGGCGGTGCGATACTGCCGCAGATCCGGGCGGGGCAGCGGCGTTCGTTGAGGTAATGCGCTGTCTATGCGCACGCCATGCACATCACCACGGCGCAGCAGGGTGGCAAACAGTCGCATCTGGCCGCTGGTTCTGGCCCGTTCACCGCTCAGTCGGGCTAACGGCAGGGCGGTTTCCTGCATGGCGTAGCCGAAGAAATCCTCATCCAGAGCGTCTAATTGCTCGGCAATGGCCTCAAGAAAGTCGGCTCGACGCTCGGCGCTGAGCTGAGAATAGGCCGTGAATGCTTGTGCGGCGGCATCGGCGGCGGCGGCGGCTTCTTCGTGACTGGCCGAGAAAAAAACGTGGCCGGTCGGCAGGCCGTTGTCGGCGCGCAGGCTGACAAGCTGGGCCTCGCCGCTGGCACGGCGTTGACCGCCGATAAACTGTTGGCCGCTGATGGTATGGGCGTTGGGCATGGGTTCCCCCGTTGGGTCAGTGACATAGCCCGGCAGGTCGCCGGGCGTGAGTGGCGATCAGAGGCCGACATCCGGCAGCGCAGGGCGGTTGGCCAGCGCTTTATTGACCACTGCTGTGACCTCGGCCAGGGTATCGCCCTGCAATGCCAGGCGTGGCGGGCGGGTAATGGCGCTGCCGCGACCCACCAACTCTTCACACAGCTTGATGCACTGCACCAGATCGGGACGCGCATCCAAATGCAGCAGCGGCATAAACCAGCTGTACAATGCCAGCGCCTCCTCGAAGCGTTTTTGCTTCGCCAGACGGAACAGGGTTTCGCCTTCACGCGGGAAGGCGTTGGACATGCCGGAGATCCAGCCTTCGGCGCCGACGGCGATGCTTTCCAGCACCACGTCATCCAACCCGGCGAACAGCACAAAGCGATCGCCCACTTCATTGCGCAAATCGATAAAGCGACGGGTGTCGCCGGAGGAGTCCTTGAAGCAGACGATATTTTCGCAATCGACCAATGACGTCAGGATGTCCGGCGTCACGTCGTTTTTATAAATTGGCGGGTTGTTGTAGACCATGATCGGCAGATCGGTGGCGGTAGCGACGCTGCGAAAATGCGTTGCGGTTTCATGGGGTTTGGCTGAATAGACTAACGCCGGCATCACCATGATACCGTCGACGCCGACCTTTTGGGCTTCGCGCGCCATATTGCGCGCAAAGGCGGTGGTGAACTCGGCGATACCGGCAATCACCGGGACCTGACCCTGAGCTGCGTCGCGTGCCACTTCAATCACCGACAGTTTTTCCTGAACGGTCAGCGAGGTGTTTTCACCCACGGTGCCGCACACCACCAGGCCCGAAACGCCGTCTTTGACCAGGTTTTTGATCACCGTATGGGTGGCGTCGAGATCCAGAGAAAAATCGCTGCGGAACTGGGTGCTGACCGCCGGGAATACGCCGCTCCAGCTAATGGCTTTATGGCTCATAGTGTTTTTCCTGTCGTCCAAGTTTGTTAATCAATGGTGAATTATTGGTAAAATACAATCACAGATTGACCTGTATTGTTCGCAGGGGCTTGACGGTTTTCGCCGAATGCCATGACGAAATTGGCACAGTAAGGCGGGACTGCAGACGAGAGGGAGCCTGATGCATAAGGCACCATGGCGATTTTTTTAATTATATAAATCAGCGCGTTAAAGAGTGATGGTGGTGCGGAAATCGCGCGGTGTTGAACCGGTCATGGCTTTGAATTGGCGGCTGAATGCGCTGTGATCGGTGTAGCCGCACTGCAAGGCGATGTCGGTAATAGGCATATCACCGGCCAGCAGTTCGGTGGCTTTTTCCAGCCGCACCTTGTGGATCATCTGGCGTGGGGTGAGATGAAAAATACGTTTGCAGTAACGTTCAATCTGCGCCACAGAAAGTGCCGTGAGCGCCGTCAGTTCCTCAAGTGCGATCGGTCGGGCGTAATGCTGGCGAATGTAGACATCGATGGCCGCCAGCCGTTGATAGGCTGGGTGATTGGCCTTGGCTTCCTGCAGATCGTGCGAAATGCCGGCCATGCCGATGATTTTGCCCTGCGCGTCGTACAGCGCCAGCTTTTGCGTCAGACACCAACCGGTCTCGCGGCCGTTATACAAGTGCATTTCCAGTTGATCCTGGATCAGCTCCCCGTGGCGCAGCACGCGCAGATCCTGCTCGGTATACCCCGATCCGAGCTGGGCCGGGAAAACGTCCGCCGAGGTTTTGCCCAGCAACGGCGCGACGGTTTTAAACCCACAGCGTTTGGCCAGCGTCAGATTGGCGAACAGATAACGGGCTTGCACGTCTTTGATGAAGAACACCACGTTGGGTATGGCATTGAGCAGCGGGGCGATCAACGCCAGTGAATTCAGCAGATCGCGCAGAGTATTCGGCCGTTGCTGTGCCAGGCCATCACACCAGCGGGAAAGCTGTTCAACGGCGAACGCATCATCTTCCTGTTCATCGAAAGCGGGCCGGGTGTCAGTGATAACCTGGTGGTGTTGAGTTAATCGCATGGCAATACCTTTTCCCGCTGAATGGCACAGAATCTGGAGTGGCCAGGTCGGCCATCTTTAACGCGCCTCATCAATATTAACTTTCCTATAACTTTTCAAGCGGAGCCTTCAATTATGCGGATCACCGCAAACTTTTTCCCTCCGTGACGTATTCCATACAGAAAAAATGACCTCTTTCGCACCGGTCTAGAGATAGCATGAAAGTAACAAATTGATAAATAACTCATTATTATGGTTGCTCACTTTTCTCTGTTCGGCGCTAACCGGATATCCAATTAAGGACTGTGCTGATTTCTGCATGCGCCGAGCCGAAATGCATCAAGCGGCGATCGGCAGATTCGGTCAGGCTAATGTCATCGGTAACATTTCATTAACTCAGGAGGCTCCGATGGCACTTTCTTCGCATTTCACCGCGCTGCGGGCGATCGATTCCCATACCGCCGGTGAACCCACCCGGTTGATCATCGATGGGTTTCCCGATTTGGGTACCGGCAGTATGGCGGAGCGCAAAATCCGATTCGCCCAAGAGTATGACGACTGGCGCAGTGCCATCATTCTGGAGCCGCGCGGCAATGATGTCCTGGTCGGGGCTCTACTCTGCCAGCCCTGTTCGCCACAGGCCGCCGCCGGGGTGATTTTTTTCAACAACGCCGGCTATTTGGGCATGTGCGGCCACGGCACCATTGGCCTGGTGGCCTCATTGGCCTATCTGGGGCGAATTGGCGTGGGGGATCACCTGATTGAAACGCCTGTCGGCACGGTCAATGCCAGGCTGCATGAGGATGGCAGCGTGACGGTGGAAAACGTACCGGCCTATCGTTACCGCCGACAGGTAAGGGTGGAGGTGAGCGGTTATGGCCCGGTGGTGGGTGATATTGCCTGGGGCGGGAACTGGTTTTTCCTTATCAGTGAACATCAGCTGGCGATCGATACGCAAAACCTGGACGCGCTCACCGCTTTTTGTTGGGCGGTGCGGGTGGCGCTGGAGTCTGCGGGGATTTATGGCGAAGACGGCGGGGTTATCGACCATATTGAACTGTTCGCTGCCGATCCGCAGGCGGACAGCCGTAACTTCGTGCTTTGCCCGGGTAAAGCCTATGACCGCTCGCCGTGCGGGACGGGCACCAGCGCAAAACTGGCCTGTCTGGCGGCTGACGGCAAGCTGCAACCGGGTGAGATCTGGCGTCAGGCGAGCGTGATCGGCAGTCAGTTCAGCGGTTATTACCAACGCAACGGCGATCGCGTGACGCCGTTTATCCGTGGGCAAGCCTATGTGTGCGCTGACAGCCAACTGCTGTTGGATGAGCGTGACCCTTTCGTTTGGGGTATCCGCTGATGGCTGCCGACAGGCCTGCTGAAGCGATTGTGGTGGGGGCCGGTATTATTGGTGCCGCCTGTGCCTGGCGTCTGGCGCAACAAGGGCTGCAGGTGCTGCTGGTGGATAATCAGCGCGCCGGTGCGACCGCCGCAGGCATGGGCCATTTGGTGTGTATGGACGACAACCCTGCCGAGCTGGCCTTAAGCGCCTACTCGCTGCAGCTGTGGCGCAGCTTGGTGGCGAGAATGCCGGAAAACTGCGCCTGGCGTGGCTGCGGTACGCTGTGGCTGGCAGAGCGGGACGATGAAATGGCGATTGCCGAAGCCAAGCTCCAGCGTATGGCGGAGTATGGCGTGACCGGCGAAATGCAAAGCGCCGCACAGGTGGCGGGCCTGGAACCTATGCTACGCCCCGGTTTGGCGGGCGGACTGCGAGTGCCGGGCGATGGCATTGTTTATGCGCCTAATGTGGCCCGCTGGCTGGTGAGCGACGCCGGATCGGCAATCAGAATCATTACCGGGGAGGCTTGTGCGTTGGAAGATCGGGCCGTCGTGCTGGCGAGCGGTGAATGTCTGACGGCACCTGTAGTGGTGTTGGCCTGCGGTCTGCAGGCCAACGGGTTGCTGGAACAGCCCCTACTGCGGGCCAAGAAAGGGCAGTTGGCGATTACCGATCGCTATCCGCAAAGGATCCATCATCAGTTGGTTGAATTGGGCTATGGGGCCAGCGCCCACGCCAGCGACGGGACTTCGGTGGCGTTTAACGTTCAGGCGCGCCCAACGGGCCAGTTGCTGATCGGCTCTTCTCGCCAGTTTGATGCTCCTGACAGTGACATCGATTTGCCGTTGCTGGCCGCAATGTTGGCGCGTGCCAACGCTTTTCTGCCCACGCTGGCACAGATGAACGTCATTCGCTGTTGGACCGGCCAGCGTGCCGCCTCCGCCGACGGTTTGCCGCTGTTGGGCCCGCATCCGCAACACCGCTGGCTGTGGCTGGCGCTGGGGCACGAAGGGTTAGGCGTCACCACCGCGTTGGGCAGTGCTGAGCTGATTGCTGCGCAGATCCTCCATCATCGCCCGGCGATTGACGACACGCCTTATTTGGCTGCACGCATGTTCAGTACGGAGGCGTTAGCGGTATGAGCCAAAAACAGAATCAGCTGAGGGTGACCCTTAACGGTGAAAGCCTCTGGGTTCCGGAAGGGGTTAGCGTGGCGGCGGCGCTCAGTCTGAGGGGTGAGGACAGCTGTCGTGTTTCGGTCAGCGGACAAGCGCGCACGCCGTTTTGCGGCATGGGGGTCTGCCAGGAGTGCCGCGTGACCGTAAATGGCTTGCGGCGACTGGCATGCCAGACGCTCTGTCAGCCGGGAATGCAGATTGAGAGGACGGAGAATGAGTGACCTCGTGTGCGATGTGCTGGTTATCGGTGCTGGCCCGGCCGGGCTAGCGGCGGCCCGCGCGGCGGCAGAAAGTGGCCAGTCAGTGCTGGTACTTGACGATAACCTGCGGCCGGGCGGGCAGATCTGGCGTGACGGACCCAACGTGGTATTACCGGCATTGGCACATTGGTATCGGCAGGGTGTGGAGGCCCCGAGTAATCTGACCTTGCTTAATGGGATGAAGATTATCGCTCAGTGTGGGCCGCAGAAAATGCTCTACGAAGATGCGACAGGCAGCGGAGTGGTGGACTATCAAACATTGATCTTGTGCTGTGGCGCGCGTGAGTTGCTATTGCCGTTTCCCGGCTGGACATTGCCTGGCGTGACCGGTGCCGGTGGGCTGCAGGCGCAGATCAAACAGGGATTGCCGATCAAAGGGGAGCGGGTGGCGATTGCCGGCAGTGGCCCGTTACTGCTGGCGGTGGCCAACAGCGTGATCAAGGCCGGAGGAGAAGTGGTGAGGGTAGCAGAACAGGCCTCCGCCACGCGCCTGACGGCGTTTGCCGGCGGGTTGTGGCGTTGGCCGGCCAAGTTACGCCAGTCATTTACCCTGATCAACCGCCATTACCGCCCTGGCAGCTTTGTGCTGGAAGCAATAGGTGATCAACGGTTGACGGCGATACGGCTGCAGACTGGCACTCGAGTGGCGACGCTGGCCTGTGAACGCCTGGCCTGCGGTTTTGGCCTGGTAGCGAACGTCGAACTGGCGATGCTGCTGGGCTGCCGCCTTTATGATGACGCCGTTGCCGTGGACGATAACCAGCAGACCAGCCAGCCGAAAATTTATGCCGCCGGTGAATGTACCGGAATAGGGGGCAGCGAGCTGGCGCTGACGGAAGGGACGATTGCCGGGTATGTCGCCACCGGCAATCAACAACGGGCGAAGGGATTAATGCGGCAACGTGATCAATGGCGGCGATTTGCCGATGCCGTGGCACAGACTTTTGCGTTGGATCCCGCATTGAAAGCGTTGGCGCAACCGCAAACCCTGGTGTGCCGTTGTGAAGATGTTTCCTTAAGCCAGCTAAGCGGCTTTCCTGACTGGACGACGGCCAAGCTGAGCAGTCGCTGTGGCATGGGGGCTTGTCAGGGGAAGATTTGCGCGACGGCGGTGCGTCATTTGCTTGGCTGGCCGCTACCGGCTCCGCGGATACCGCTGACGCCGGTAAGGGTCGAAACCCTGGCGCGATTGAACGGCATCGAGACTGACCAATAAGCCTGCTACACTCAGGCAAGATGACCGGACAAATCGGGCGGATAACGGATGATAAATGCATTGATCACGCTGGGGCTGTGCCTGCTGTTGATGCCGCTATTGTTGTGGTTGATTGGCCGGGCGCTATCGGCCGCAAAAGATAAAAAGCCGGAAGGGGACAAGCGAAAACCCAGGACCGGCATGCCGCACGGTGATGATGAGTGAACTCAGTGGCGCGTGAGGCGATGTGCCGGCCGCGCCGCTGTTATTACGGCTACTGTGGCCAATAATAGGTTTTCTCGTGCCAGCCTTTCCCATACATACATGCCTGAATGGTTGCCGATCGTGCATCTTCGTTACGATCGTTCTGCACTGTTTTAAACGAAGGCTGCTTATCGTAACGGTAGCCTGCCGGGCAGTCCTTCTTGTTTTTCTCGCAGGTCTGGTATTGGTTCTCGTAGCTAAATTCAAAATCTCTCACCACATCGGGCGGAAAGCGTTCATAACCACGCCCTTTGCATTCGGCATAGTCGGCCTCGCGAGTGGTGCTGCTTGCGCCAGGCTTTTCCCACTGGGTACAGGCAGTCAATGTCATTAATGGCAATATAATCAAAAAACTAAACGTCTTCATGGTATCCCTAACTCTTCCTTTCATCCTGTATTCACACGCTAAGAATCTTCCTAGGCGAGAGAGGGCATGAGTGTAATAAACTGATGTTAAAATTGGAAATGATAATAGTTATTGTTTAGGCGAGGTTGATGTAATACCGACAGTGCAGGGCTGAAAACGTCATTTCTAATAATGAAATAGTACCCATTGTTATAATGTACCTGCTAACTTTCATTGGGTGCGTATTGATTCTATTTCTTTAAGATATTTACCTAAAGATTAATTCTTATTATTGGTAACGCAAGGGTATTTGAAGAGTCATGAATTAGAATAGGGTTTCTTCTATTGCTTTTTATGAATTATAGAAAATAAAACTATTATTCAATTTGCCGGTAATACGATTGCAATTCATGTGTAAATTTTTTAGATTCAGGATCGAGAAGCAGTTGTCATGATGATGAAGATGTTAAAGGGAGTTTTATTTTGGCGAATAAATCTGAAGTACCTAAAGACAGTGCTGATTTACCTTCATTATCAGAAGATTGTGACAGGTTAAGAAACCTTTCCGATGTCGGGGATTCATTTGGTTATGGTCGTACTCGTTTTTATCAATGGTGCCGGGGGCGCGGCTTTCTCACGCTGATGAATGCGCCTTCTACAGAGATGATCAGTGCGGGTTACATGGTGACGACGTTATCAGAGAATGGTTACTCACGCGTTTATGTGACTGAGGATGGTTTTAATTTTGTGGGCGGTGCCTTTCGAGAAGACATTCAAAAACGTATGGTCAAACTTTAAAGGGATTATAAAAATCTTATTCATTTCAGTATTCTAACTACGGAATTTTCTTATGTCAGCCGGCAGTTTTGGCCGAACAGCATCACGGCCGGTGAAGGTAAGCGCATGGCCTTTACGATTAGCTTGGGTATACGGTAAGTTATCCTATTTTTTCATTGATGATGCTCTGGCGCTATAGCCGCAGGCTATTGTGTTGCTACTATAAAAGTTGGTTTTCCCCAGGAGCTCAGGATGAAGCATTACGCCGCGTTACTTGTTACCACCGTGCTGTTGTCTGGCTGCGCCACGCAGTCTGTTCCGCTACAACAGGCCGAATTAGCGCCTCCTAGCCGGCTGTTGCTTTATCAGAATATGCCGCAGACCCCTTTTGCCACGATAGTGGTGGTACGTGACAGTGGGATGTTGGCTGGCAGTTGCCGAACCGGGGTTTATATCAACGGGGAGTTTGCTGCGTCGCTGGCGGCGAAAGAAAAGGCCGAATTCCGGGTGCCGGTCGGCAATAATGAAATCAGCATTGGGCAGGATATGATCGAAAACAGTCTGTGCATCTGGCGCGATACCAGCGGCCGGTTACCGATGACGTTGCGTGCCGGCGAAAGCCGCTATTTCCGCGTGGCGGGAGATATGCAGCGCGGGTTTGTTCTGCAGGCCGGCAGGCCGTAAGTCTGGTGGGGCACTCAACGCCCCTGCCACCATCCCCACAGGGTAATCAAAAGCCAGGCCGCCGCGATCCAACACAATACCGCTGCGGCCAGCGCCCAGGACAATCTCATGCTGTTGATAAAGAAATACAGCGAAATCAGATACACCAGATAGGGTAAAACGGCCCACATGCCGAAAATCAGCGTGGTTCTCAACGCTTCGATCGAGCGTTCGCTGCCGACGATGTAATGGGCAATCAGTGCGAAGGTCGGGAACAACGGCACCAGACCGGCGATATAGTAGCTGCGGCTTTTGGCAAGCAGGCCAATGAGTACCACCACCAGTGCGCCAATCAGCGCTTTTACCACGATGCCCATATGTCTCTCTGGCGTAAATAAAAACACATTGCCTGAAATAACCAGGGTGATCAATCATCAGGAGGCTGGGGGTGGAACGGGCCCGCGGTGACGGCAGGCCGGAGGGGATAGCTTATTGGCGGTAGGCGTGCTTAATCTGCTGAATGCTGTTTTTAAAGATTTCGGCCTGGGTCGGATCTTCAATCTGCGCGATAAAGCGTTCCATGTTGATAATGACTTTCCCGGCGTCGGCCTGGCCGATCGATTTCAGGATCAGCGTCAGCGTGGCTTTAAGACAGGCGACTTCTGTCGCCAGCGTTTCCGGGTTTGCAGACGTAGTAAAGTCAACGTTGCTCATTTTCTCTCCTGATTTTGAGGCCGAAGCCTGAAACAATGTGCTTTGTGATGCGCACCCGCACCGGTTTCATTCAACCAGACGTGCAGATGCGTATTTAACTGGGCGCGGAGTATAGCATAGTATGCAGATATCCATCTGTACCGATAGCGCGATATCCGTGTAGGTATGGCTAACGTGGCATCGATCGCGGTTTTATCAACTTCCACATTATAGTGCATACTGACTAGTGATTATTGAATAGACTGTTGGTAGTTTGGTACCGGAGCCGCCGAGGAATAATAGACAAGTTATTTTTTACGAGTTAATAAGTATTTGCCTGTCGGGTTATTGTTAACTTGTCAGGGTTATTTAAATCATCAACCCTGGCGTCTCATAGACGTCTGGAGCAAGTAATTTCTTTGCGCAATGATTCTTGCTGAGGAAGATAAAAACCAATTTGCTATGTTGTTCTATTTCAATGGATTACAATCTTGTTGTGTTAGTGTTAATATTATCCGTGTTGCGATTGCTTACACTGATTTTACCTTCGCTTCGGGATTGTCGCAGTCCCATGGGGCCCGGTTCAATCGGGGTAATATTGACATCGACGGCTTTTTATCTGCAAACAAGGGTTTTATCAGGCGACCTGAGTGACTAAAATTCAAAAATCTGGCCCACTGCGCAAAGTTAATCGGAAGTAAGTATTAATCTGTGTTCATTCTTGGCAGAAAAACAAGTAATATCGCAGGCTATAACAAAGGCTGATTGCGTTACTCCCTTCTTTTTGGAGATTTTTCCTTGATTAGCGTTCTTCTTGTTGATGACCACGAACTGGTGCGCGCAGGGATACGACGCATTCTTGAAGATATCAAAGGTATAAAAGTTGTCGGGGAGGCCCAGTGCGGTGAAGACGCCGTGAAATGGTGCCGTGGCAATGCTGTAGATATCGTTCTTATGGATATGAACATGCCGGGTATTGGCGGGCTGGAAGCCACGCGCAAAATTGTACGCTATGCGCCCGACGTTAAAGTCATCATGCTGACTATTCACACTGAAAATCCCTTGCCGGCTAAGGTGATGCAGGCCGGAGCCGCAGGTTATCTCAGCAAGGGTGCGGCGCCGCAGGATGTGGTGAA contains:
- the uvrY gene encoding UvrY/SirA/GacA family response regulator transcription factor, coding for MISVLLVDDHELVRAGIRRILEDIKGIKVVGEAQCGEDAVKWCRGNAVDIVLMDMNMPGIGGLEATRKIVRYAPDVKVIMLTIHTENPLPAKVMQAGAAGYLSKGAAPQDVVNAIRTVQAGQRYIASDIAQQMALSQLEPQTETPFSCLSERELQIMLMITKGKKVNEISEQLSLSPKTVNSYRYRMFSKLNISGDVELTHLAIRHGLFNAETLLSSE